In a genomic window of Sulfurisphaera tokodaii str. 7:
- a CDS encoding RtcB family protein, whose protein sequence is MSQVTIKRVNTYEWRIDKGTQECMKVPVTVFADDVLIEKMKQDLTLKQAMNVACLQGVQESVYVLPDGHQGYGFPIGGIAATAIDEEGVVSPGGIGYDINCGVRLLRTNLDYKDVKDKLRDLVEEIYRNVPSGVGSEGKVKLSFQQLDNVLAEGVRWAVDNGYGWEKDMEHIEQHGSWDLADPSKVSPIAKQRGHTQLGTLGAGNHFLEIQVVDKIYDPEVAKALGITHEGQVTVMVHTGSRGLGHQVASDYLQIMERAMKKYNITVPDRELAAIPFNTREAQDYIHAMASAANFAWTNRQMISHWVRESFGKVFHVDPEKLDLSIIYDVAHNIAKIEEYDINGKRKKVLVHRKGATRAFPPGSPEIPVDYRNIGQVVLIPGSMGTASYVMVGIPEGRRTWYTAPHGAGRWMSREAAVRNYPVNSVVQNLEQKGIVIRAATRRVVSEEAPGAYKDVDRVAKVAHEVKIAKLVVRLRPIGVTKG, encoded by the coding sequence GTGTATGAAGGTACCAGTTACAGTATTTGCAGATGATGTACTTATAGAAAAAATGAAACAAGATCTTACTTTGAAACAAGCAATGAATGTTGCATGTTTGCAAGGTGTTCAAGAGTCTGTTTATGTCTTACCAGATGGGCATCAGGGTTATGGATTTCCTATTGGGGGGATAGCTGCAACAGCAATTGATGAAGAAGGGGTTGTGAGTCCAGGAGGTATAGGATATGATATTAACTGTGGAGTTAGACTTCTTAGAACTAATTTGGATTATAAAGATGTAAAAGATAAGCTTAGAGATCTTGTTGAAGAGATTTATAGAAATGTACCTAGCGGAGTAGGAAGTGAAGGAAAAGTAAAATTGTCTTTCCAGCAGTTAGATAATGTACTGGCTGAAGGTGTGAGATGGGCTGTGGATAACGGATATGGCTGGGAAAAAGATATGGAACATATAGAACAACATGGTAGTTGGGATTTAGCTGATCCTTCAAAGGTTAGTCCTATAGCTAAGCAAAGAGGACATACTCAGTTAGGTACTTTAGGCGCGGGAAATCACTTTCTTGAGATTCAAGTGGTTGATAAAATATATGATCCAGAGGTTGCTAAAGCGTTAGGAATTACCCATGAAGGACAAGTAACTGTAATGGTTCATACTGGTTCTAGGGGATTAGGTCATCAAGTAGCTAGTGATTATTTACAAATTATGGAAAGAGCTATGAAGAAATATAATATAACAGTACCAGATAGAGAATTAGCAGCAATTCCATTTAATACAAGGGAAGCTCAAGACTATATTCATGCGATGGCATCAGCAGCAAATTTTGCTTGGACTAATAGGCAGATGATTTCACATTGGGTTAGAGAAAGCTTTGGAAAAGTTTTTCATGTAGACCCAGAAAAATTAGATTTAAGCATAATATATGATGTTGCTCACAATATTGCTAAAATAGAAGAATATGATATTAATGGAAAGAGAAAGAAAGTTTTGGTTCATAGAAAAGGGGCTACAAGAGCTTTTCCACCTGGTAGCCCAGAAATTCCAGTAGATTATAGGAATATTGGTCAAGTAGTTTTAATTCCCGGTAGTATGGGTACTGCAAGTTATGTTATGGTTGGAATTCCAGAAGGTAGAAGGACATGGTATACTGCCCCTCATGGTGCTGGTAGATGGATGTCAAGAGAGGCCGCTGTACGTAATTATCCAGTAAATTCAGTTGTACAGAATCTGGAGCAAAAAGGAATAGTTATAAGAGCTGCTACCAGAAGAGTAGTTTCTGAAGAAGCTCCTGGAGCTTATAAAGATGTAGATAGAGTAGCTAAAGTAGCTCATGAGGTAAAAATAGCTAAACTAGTTGTAAGATTAAGACCAATAGGTGTTACTAAAGGATGA
- a CDS encoding DNA topoisomerase IV subunit A: MSSELTSKVDKEARKKAADTLRQVFVKLIEQINNSEPPTMEIPKRTLGNTIYDEKRKLLLLGEEKLKRSFFDLNESKRFMQTVLMASIIYDALINDEYPTIRDLYYRGKHSIILKDPRGKTYEENTWDEQKESDSVIMDIEVFTSLLREDMLILSKEKGKVVGDMRIRSGNDIIDLSKMGHGAYSIEPTPDLIDFVDINAEFVLVVEKDAVFQQLHRAGFWKQYKAILVTSAGQPDRATRRFVRRLNEELKLPVYILTDADPYGWYIYSVFRIGSISLSYESERLATPNAKFLGVSMTDIFGDSNKKPYLSEQERRNYIIKAKDADIKRATEIKNYQWFKTKAWQHEIEIFLNKKSKLEIEAMASKGLKFLAFQYIPEKIKSKDYIE; this comes from the coding sequence ATGAGTAGTGAATTAACTTCTAAGGTGGATAAAGAAGCTAGGAAGAAGGCAGCTGACACTCTTAGGCAAGTTTTTGTAAAATTAATTGAGCAAATAAATAACTCTGAACCTCCAACTATGGAAATTCCAAAGAGAACTCTTGGCAATACTATTTATGATGAAAAGAGAAAGCTACTTCTTTTAGGCGAAGAGAAATTAAAGAGAAGTTTCTTCGATCTTAATGAGTCTAAAAGATTTATGCAAACAGTACTTATGGCTAGTATAATATACGATGCACTTATTAACGATGAATACCCAACAATACGTGATCTATATTATAGAGGTAAACATTCTATTATATTAAAGGATCCTAGAGGTAAAACTTATGAAGAAAATACATGGGACGAGCAAAAGGAGTCAGATAGTGTAATAATGGATATTGAGGTATTTACGTCTTTGCTTAGGGAAGATATGCTTATTCTAAGTAAGGAGAAAGGTAAAGTTGTCGGTGATATGAGAATCAGAAGTGGAAACGACATAATTGATTTAAGCAAAATGGGTCATGGTGCATATTCTATTGAGCCAACCCCAGATTTAATAGATTTTGTAGATATTAATGCTGAATTTGTATTAGTAGTTGAGAAAGATGCTGTATTTCAACAGCTTCATAGGGCAGGATTCTGGAAACAATATAAAGCCATTTTAGTTACAAGTGCAGGACAGCCAGATAGAGCGACAAGAAGATTCGTAAGAAGACTGAATGAAGAACTAAAATTACCGGTTTATATTTTAACCGATGCAGATCCATACGGATGGTATATTTATAGTGTTTTTAGAATAGGATCTATTTCGTTATCATACGAAAGTGAAAGACTTGCTACTCCTAATGCGAAGTTCCTTGGAGTCTCAATGACTGATATTTTTGGCGATAGTAATAAGAAACCGTATCTATCAGAGCAAGAAAGAAGAAACTATATTATAAAAGCCAAAGATGCTGATATAAAAAGAGCTACTGAAATAAAGAACTATCAATGGTTTAAGACTAAGGCATGGCAACATGAAATAGAGATCTTTCTTAATAAAAAGTCTAAGTTAGAAATAGAAGCTATGGCGAGTAAGGGATTAAAATTCTTAGCGTTTCAATACATTCCAGAGAAAATTAAATCAAAAGATTATATTGAGTGA
- a CDS encoding translation initiation factor IF-5A, whose amino-acid sequence MSIQYTTVGDLKVGNYVVIDGEPCRVVEISKAKTGKHGSAKANIVAIGLFTGQKRTLMAPVDQQVEVPIIEKHIGQILADKGDTITIMDMENYETFDIEKPTDADIVDKIRPGAEVEYWEIMGRKKIVRVK is encoded by the coding sequence ATGAGCATTCAATACACGACTGTAGGTGATCTAAAGGTAGGTAATTATGTAGTTATTGATGGTGAACCTTGTAGAGTAGTTGAGATAAGTAAGGCCAAAACTGGAAAACATGGAAGCGCTAAAGCTAATATCGTTGCGATAGGTCTTTTCACTGGTCAAAAAAGAACACTAATGGCACCAGTAGATCAACAAGTAGAAGTTCCGATAATTGAAAAACATATAGGTCAAATTTTGGCTGATAAAGGTGATACAATTACGATTATGGATATGGAAAATTATGAGACATTTGACATAGAAAAACCAACAGATGCAGATATAGTTGATAAAATTAGGCCAGGAGCAGAGGTAGAGTATTGGGAAATTATGGGTAGAAAGAAAATTGTTAGGGTAAAGTAA
- a CDS encoding deoxyhypusine synthase: MKREELLVEEIKDLTLEELKGYADFYKILDKVYGFTAESVVRGVKILKDMIKEADLRFLSFTANLVSTGLRGLFADLIKQGYFNVIITTGGTIDHDIARSFGGKYYKGLFEYDDSMLRELEIHRLGNILVPMESYGKVIEDVVRKYMNEIVSIKKEWPVYELLWEFGKRISDENSILKAAYEKKVPIIVPGIIDGSFGTNLFIYSQFTQLKLNLFEDMKLIKDLIFSCKKSGALIIGGGISKHHTIWWNQFKDGLDYAIYITTAQEYDGSLSGAKPREAISWNKIKPTSENVVIYGDATIILPILSASLLG, from the coding sequence ATGAAAAGAGAAGAATTACTTGTCGAGGAAATAAAAGATCTAACATTAGAAGAGCTTAAGGGGTATGCAGATTTTTATAAGATATTAGATAAAGTTTATGGGTTTACCGCAGAATCAGTAGTTAGAGGAGTAAAGATACTAAAAGATATGATAAAAGAAGCCGATTTACGATTCTTATCTTTTACTGCAAATCTGGTATCTACGGGATTAAGAGGTCTATTTGCTGATCTTATTAAGCAAGGATATTTTAATGTAATAATTACAACAGGAGGTACTATTGATCATGATATAGCTAGAAGTTTCGGCGGGAAGTACTATAAAGGTCTTTTCGAATATGATGATTCTATGCTTAGAGAATTAGAAATTCATAGACTAGGCAATATTCTGGTTCCAATGGAAAGTTATGGTAAAGTAATTGAAGATGTAGTAAGAAAATATATGAATGAGATAGTTAGTATAAAGAAGGAATGGCCTGTATATGAGCTTTTATGGGAATTTGGTAAAAGAATAAGTGATGAAAACTCCATACTAAAAGCCGCTTATGAGAAAAAAGTTCCTATTATAGTTCCTGGTATTATTGATGGATCATTTGGAACTAACTTGTTTATATACTCACAATTTACTCAATTAAAGTTAAATCTCTTTGAAGACATGAAACTTATAAAGGATCTAATATTTTCATGTAAAAAGTCCGGTGCTCTTATAATAGGAGGAGGGATAAGTAAGCATCATACAATTTGGTGGAACCAATTTAAAGACGGATTAGATTATGCGATATACATAACTACAGCTCAAGAATATGATGGAAGTCTTAGTGGTGCTAAACCTAGAGAAGCTATATCATGGAATAAGATTAAACCGACAAGCGAAAATGTTGTCATCTATGGAGATGCTACAATTATTTTGCCCATTTTGTCAGCATCTTTATTAGGTTAA
- a CDS encoding DNA topoisomerase VI subunit B, which yields MSSEKFTSISPAEFFKRNPELAGFSNPARALYQTVRELVENALDATDVHNILPSIKIIIELVDPQKQIYKVNVEDNGIGIPPHIVPNAFGKVLYSSKYVLRQTRGMYGLGVKAAVLYSQMYQERPVEVVTSPINSKRIYFFKLKIDVVKNEPIILQKTSVVNEKNWHGTSVTLYLYADWQRAKQKIYEYVKKTYIISPYAEFFFKDPDNNVIYYKRLTDKIPEPPKEVKPHPYGVDIELIKFMIVKKDKPVPVRDFLINEFQSIGDVTADKILEMAKLPKDKKTTELTDEEISRLVEVMKKFDDFRPPSAEALSVIGEDLIKLGLKSIFNPEFAEAITRKPKAYQGHPFIVEAGIAYGGAIQPSPEPIVLRYANKIPLIYDEKSDVIWKVVTEEMDWKRYGIEEEQPPLVVMVHLCSTKVPYRSAGKESIADVEEIEKEIKLALMDVARKLKKYITEKRKEEEAKKRLITYLKYIPEVSRGLALFLVGGDKQKIGDAYSDLREKLLKIALNKLEVNDKKLEEEIRNYKVEEL from the coding sequence ATGTCATCTGAGAAGTTTACTAGTATTTCTCCTGCTGAATTCTTTAAAAGGAATCCAGAGTTGGCTGGTTTTAGTAATCCTGCAAGAGCCTTATATCAAACAGTCAGAGAATTAGTAGAAAATGCATTAGACGCAACTGACGTCCATAATATTTTACCTTCAATTAAGATAATAATCGAGTTAGTAGATCCTCAGAAGCAAATATACAAAGTTAATGTAGAAGATAATGGAATTGGTATCCCTCCTCATATAGTTCCTAATGCTTTTGGTAAAGTTCTTTATAGCTCTAAATACGTTTTAAGGCAAACAAGAGGTATGTATGGGCTCGGAGTTAAAGCAGCAGTTCTATATAGTCAAATGTATCAAGAAAGGCCAGTAGAAGTAGTCACTTCCCCTATAAATTCTAAAAGAATTTATTTCTTTAAATTAAAAATTGACGTAGTTAAAAATGAGCCTATAATTTTACAAAAGACTTCGGTAGTTAATGAGAAGAATTGGCATGGTACTTCCGTTACACTTTATTTATATGCTGACTGGCAAAGAGCAAAACAAAAGATTTATGAATATGTAAAGAAAACGTACATTATTTCACCTTATGCTGAATTCTTTTTCAAAGATCCAGATAATAATGTAATTTACTATAAGAGATTAACAGATAAGATACCAGAACCTCCTAAAGAAGTTAAGCCTCACCCTTACGGTGTGGATATTGAACTAATAAAATTCATGATTGTTAAGAAAGATAAACCAGTCCCAGTTAGAGATTTTCTGATTAACGAGTTTCAAAGCATAGGTGATGTTACAGCGGATAAAATATTAGAGATGGCTAAGCTTCCCAAAGATAAGAAGACAACTGAATTAACTGACGAAGAAATTTCCAGATTAGTTGAGGTAATGAAGAAGTTTGATGATTTTAGACCCCCTTCAGCAGAAGCCCTTTCAGTTATAGGAGAGGATTTAATTAAATTAGGATTGAAAAGTATATTTAACCCAGAATTTGCAGAAGCTATTACAAGAAAACCTAAAGCGTATCAAGGACATCCTTTCATAGTAGAGGCTGGTATAGCTTATGGTGGGGCAATACAGCCATCTCCAGAGCCAATAGTATTAAGATACGCTAATAAAATACCATTAATTTATGATGAAAAATCAGATGTTATTTGGAAAGTTGTTACAGAAGAAATGGACTGGAAAAGATATGGAATAGAGGAAGAACAACCTCCGCTAGTAGTTATGGTACATTTGTGCAGTACAAAAGTTCCTTATAGGAGCGCTGGTAAAGAAAGTATTGCTGATGTTGAAGAAATAGAGAAAGAAATAAAACTTGCCCTAATGGATGTAGCTAGAAAATTAAAGAAATACATAACAGAGAAAAGGAAAGAAGAAGAGGCAAAAAAACGTCTTATTACTTACCTAAAATATATCCCAGAAGTTAGTAGAGGGCTAGCTCTATTCTTAGTAGGAGGAGATAAACAGAAAATAGGAGATGCATATTCAGATTTGAGAGAAAAACTACTTAAAATAGCGTTGAATAAACTTGAGGTAAACGATAAAAAATTAGAGGAGGAAATACGTAATTATAAAGTAGAGGAGTTATGA